A segment of the Synechococcus sp. MEDNS5 genome:
GAGCCACTCCAACCAGATTTCACCGTCGGCTGTGAAGGTGCGCGAGTTGAGATTGAGTTCGTAGATCTTGTCGAGATGAATACCCGCATAGATGAACGGGTGTTTGGCGATGAGCTCCTCGGAGGGCTGGACGGCCTCCAGACCTGCGGTGCCTTCCATCTCCTCCTGCATCGCGTCAGGGTGAATCGTTTCCGCACTCGGGCCGCGATCAACGATGGCGCGTGTGCCCAAAAGCAGAGTGATTGCCAGAACCGAGGCAATGAGCAGAAACCTGAAGCGTTTTGAGATGGTCCGGCGCATTCGTCCCCTGGCGTTCACCCTTTAGAGCACTTGCACCACTTCGCTCACCTCGGGAATGGACTCGCGCATTTTGCGTTCGATGCCCATCTTCAGCGTCATGGTGCTGCTGGGGCAGCTGCCGCAGGCTCCTTGAAGACGCACCTTCACCACT
Coding sequences within it:
- a CDS encoding NifU family protein: MSSETMPLTSENVEKVLDELRPFLMADGGNVEVVEIDGPVVKVRLQGACGSCPSSTMTLKMGIERKMRESIPEVSEVVQVL